The Pseudomonas eucalypticola genome has a window encoding:
- a CDS encoding putative 2-dehydropantoate 2-reductase: protein MTAVTWHVLGAGSLGTLWACRLARAGLPVALLLRDAARLRQYQAAGGLTLVEQQHTELYPLAADTVAGTAPIRRLLVACKAYDAEHVVGQLAARLAPGTEVILLQNGLGSQDAVAAKIPHARCIFASSTEGAFRSADWQVTFAGHGFTWLGDPAQPTEPDWLAELSASGIPHQWSVDILTRLWRKLALNCAINPLTVLHDCRNGGLQLHPAQVATLCAELGELLEHCGQPEAAVDLHDEVQRVIQATAANYSSMHQDVSQGRRTEISYLLGYACAAAQRHQRSLPHLQQLHTQLVQHLQALGLPST, encoded by the coding sequence ATGACAGCCGTGACCTGGCATGTGCTGGGCGCCGGCAGCCTGGGCACCTTATGGGCCTGCCGCCTGGCACGCGCCGGGTTGCCGGTGGCGCTGCTGCTTCGTGATGCCGCGCGGCTGCGCCAGTACCAGGCCGCCGGTGGCCTGACGCTGGTAGAACAGCAACACACCGAGCTTTACCCCCTGGCCGCCGACACGGTCGCGGGCACGGCGCCCATCCGGCGCCTGCTGGTGGCCTGCAAGGCCTACGATGCCGAGCACGTGGTGGGCCAACTGGCGGCACGCCTCGCACCGGGCACCGAGGTCATCCTGCTGCAGAACGGCCTGGGGAGCCAGGACGCCGTGGCCGCGAAAATACCCCATGCCCGCTGTATTTTCGCCTCCAGCACCGAAGGGGCCTTCCGCTCGGCCGACTGGCAGGTGACGTTCGCCGGCCACGGCTTCACCTGGCTGGGCGACCCTGCCCAGCCCACCGAACCGGACTGGCTCGCCGAGCTGAGCGCCAGCGGCATACCCCACCAGTGGAGCGTCGATATCCTCACCCGCTTGTGGCGCAAACTGGCGCTCAATTGTGCTATCAACCCCCTGACGGTGCTGCATGATTGCCGCAACGGCGGCCTGCAGCTGCACCCCGCCCAAGTGGCAACCTTGTGCGCCGAGCTGGGCGAATTGCTGGAACACTGCGGCCAGCCCGAAGCCGCCGTCGACCTGCACGATGAAGTGCAGCGGGTGATACAGGCCACCGCCGCCAACTATTCGTCCATGCACCAGGACGTAAGCCAGGGCCGGCGTACCGAGATCAGCTACCTGCTTGGCTATGCCTGCGCCGCCGCTCAGCGCCACCAGCGCAGCCTGCCGCACCTGCAACAACTGCACACGCAACTGGTCCAACACCTGCAGGCCCTCGGCCTGCCCAGTACCTGA
- a CDS encoding sensor histidine kinase has product MPLRQRLENLPVGQKLLAALLVLLTTVLLVANLTFISAAYWISQESMAPQALQTIGKLVTNPALAIEALDSPQSAKALLDELNSYSPLRAAAVYDTDGKLLAELQHGQQLKLPERYRNLEKWRQTEFRSTQLVNLPRSGSPPGHLLLVATSELPMAFYTGTLTASLGILVFSVLLWLVIARQIKRLITQPIYQLEQLSRQVTREENYALRAGPGNHDEIGSLAEAFNTMLSRIEAREQQLKRARDDSQAAYDQAQGLAEETRHTNRKLELEVQVRSKIEKKLTGFQNYLNSIIDSMPSALIALDEQLYVTQWNQEASALSGTPLDEALNQPIFLAFEPLKPFLPELKNTVERHTVAKIERVTWVKDEVAHHYALTFYPLMGGAGRGVVIRIDDISQRLSLEEMMVQSEKMLSVGGLAAGMAHEINNPLGAILHNVQNVRRRLSPDLPRNLEAASEAGIDLATVNRYLHTREIPQLLDGIQQAGARAAKIVTHMLSFSRRSNRQLAPCDLPALIDQAVDIAGNDFDLAIGFDFKGQNIIRQFDPNLGPVPGTANELEQVLLNLLKNAAQAIHQRPEGAEPGRITLRTRLNPPWAEIQVEDNGIGMPEQVRKRTFEPFFTTKEIGQGTGLGLSVSYFIITNNHKGQMEVQSTPGLGTCFTLRLPLVTSPLPAITATSET; this is encoded by the coding sequence ATGCCTTTGCGCCAGCGCCTCGAAAACCTGCCGGTGGGCCAGAAACTGCTCGCCGCCCTGCTGGTCTTGCTGACCACTGTACTGCTAGTGGCCAACCTGACCTTCATCAGCGCCGCCTACTGGATCTCCCAGGAAAGCATGGCGCCCCAGGCCCTGCAGACCATCGGCAAGCTGGTCACCAACCCGGCCCTGGCCATCGAGGCCCTGGACTCGCCGCAGAGCGCCAAGGCGCTGCTGGACGAGCTCAACAGCTATTCGCCCCTGCGCGCTGCCGCGGTGTACGACACCGATGGCAAGCTATTGGCCGAATTGCAGCATGGCCAGCAACTGAAACTGCCCGAGCGCTACCGCAACCTGGAGAAATGGCGCCAGACCGAGTTTCGCAGCACCCAGCTGGTGAACCTGCCTCGCAGCGGCAGCCCGCCCGGCCATTTGCTGCTGGTGGCCACCAGTGAATTGCCCATGGCCTTCTACACCGGCACCCTGACCGCCAGCCTGGGGATCCTGGTGTTCAGCGTGCTGCTGTGGCTGGTCATTGCCCGTCAGATCAAGCGGCTGATCACCCAACCCATCTACCAATTGGAGCAACTGTCCCGCCAGGTGACCCGCGAGGAAAACTACGCGCTGCGGGCCGGGCCGGGCAACCATGATGAAATCGGCAGCCTGGCGGAAGCATTCAACACTATGCTCTCGCGCATCGAAGCACGCGAGCAGCAGCTCAAGCGGGCCCGCGACGATTCCCAGGCCGCTTACGACCAGGCCCAGGGCCTGGCCGAGGAAACCCGCCACACCAACCGCAAGCTTGAGCTGGAAGTACAGGTACGCAGCAAGATCGAGAAAAAACTCACGGGTTTTCAGAACTACCTCAACAGCATCATCGACTCCATGCCGTCGGCGCTGATCGCCCTGGACGAGCAGCTCTACGTCACCCAGTGGAACCAGGAAGCCAGCGCCTTGTCCGGCACGCCCCTGGACGAAGCGCTGAACCAGCCGATTTTCCTGGCCTTCGAGCCGCTCAAACCGTTCCTGCCGGAACTCAAGAACACCGTGGAGCGCCACACCGTGGCGAAGATCGAGCGTGTGACCTGGGTCAAGGACGAGGTGGCCCACCACTACGCCCTGACCTTCTACCCCTTGATGGGCGGTGCTGGCCGCGGGGTGGTGATCCGTATCGACGACATCAGCCAACGCCTGTCGCTGGAAGAAATGATGGTGCAGTCGGAAAAAATGCTGTCGGTGGGCGGGCTGGCCGCCGGCATGGCCCACGAAATCAACAACCCCCTGGGGGCCATCCTGCACAACGTGCAGAACGTGCGCCGGCGCCTGTCCCCTGACCTGCCGCGCAACCTGGAAGCCGCCAGCGAAGCCGGCATCGACCTGGCCACGGTGAACCGCTACCTGCACACCCGGGAAATTCCGCAGCTGCTGGACGGCATTCAGCAGGCGGGCGCCCGCGCCGCCAAGATCGTCACCCACATGCTCAGCTTCAGCCGCCGCAGCAACCGCCAACTGGCGCCCTGCGACCTGCCGGCATTGATCGACCAGGCAGTGGACATCGCCGGCAACGATTTCGACCTGGCCATCGGCTTCGACTTCAAGGGCCAGAACATCATCCGCCAGTTCGACCCCAACCTGGGGCCGGTGCCCGGCACGGCCAACGAGCTTGAACAGGTGCTGCTCAACCTGCTCAAGAACGCCGCCCAGGCCATCCACCAGCGCCCGGAAGGCGCAGAGCCGGGGCGCATCACCTTGCGCACGCGCCTGAACCCGCCGTGGGCCGAGATCCAGGTGGAAGACAATGGCATCGGCATGCCCGAACAAGTGCGCAAGCGCACCTTCGAGCCGTTCTTCACCACCAAGGAAATCGGCCAGGGCACGGGCCTGGGGCTGTCGGTGTCCTATTTCATCATCACCAACAATCACAAGGGGCAGATGGAGGTGCAGTCCACTCCCGGGCTGGGCACCTGCTTCACCCTGCGCTTGCCGCTGGTCACCAGCCCGCTGCCGGCCATCACTGCAACCTCGGAGACGTGA
- a CDS encoding cob(I)yrinic acid a,c-diamide adenosyltransferase, with translation MGFRLSKIYTRTGDQGETGLGDGRRVGKDHPRVEAMGEVDTLNSQLGLLLAGCAEDARLSEVVDALAPCQHRLFDLGGELAMPAYQALNGAEVERLEQVIDRWNEELGPLENFILPGGSTLIAQAHVCRSLARSAERRCQHLNAVEPLEGVGLAYINRLSDLLFVAARFIARRQGIAEILWQAAPRP, from the coding sequence ATGGGCTTTCGCCTGTCGAAGATCTACACCCGCACCGGCGACCAGGGCGAAACCGGCCTGGGCGACGGCCGCCGGGTGGGCAAGGACCACCCAAGGGTGGAAGCCATGGGTGAGGTGGACACCCTCAACAGTCAGCTGGGGCTGCTACTGGCGGGCTGTGCCGAGGATGCACGCTTGAGCGAGGTGGTGGACGCCTTGGCGCCTTGCCAGCACCGCCTGTTCGACCTGGGGGGTGAACTGGCGATGCCAGCCTACCAGGCGCTGAACGGGGCCGAAGTGGAGCGGTTGGAGCAAGTGATCGACCGTTGGAACGAGGAGTTGGGGCCGCTGGAAAATTTCATTCTTCCGGGTGGTTCGACACTGATTGCCCAGGCCCACGTATGCCGCAGCCTGGCGCGCAGCGCCGAGCGCCGCTGCCAGCACCTGAACGCGGTGGAACCACTGGAAGGCGTGGGGCTGGCCTATATCAACCGCTTGTCGGACCTGCTGTTCGTGGCGGCGCGCTTCATCGCCCGTCGCCAGGGCATCGCCGAGATCCTCTGGCAGGCAGCGCCGCGCCCTTGA
- a CDS encoding Nudix family hydrolase, translated as MKRIHVAAAVIRGADNRILIARRADTQHQGGLWEFPGGKVEEGEGVRAALARELAEELGIQVTTARPLIKVQHDYPDKQVLLDVWEVTAFTGQPHGAEGQPLAWVTARELPNYEFPEANRPIVKAAGLASEYLITPDGLETPQLLRGIQKAIAEGTRLVQLRAPNGYDPKYRDLAVDAVGLCAGKAQLMLKGPLEWLGDFPSAGWHLTAEQLRKYASKGRPFPRERLLAASCHDAEELALAQQMGADFVTLSPVQPTQTHPDAQPLGWDQAAALIAGFNYPVFLLGGVGPEDKQRAWDIGAQGVAGIRAFWPAA; from the coding sequence GTGAAACGCATTCATGTAGCCGCCGCGGTCATCCGCGGTGCTGACAACCGTATTCTCATCGCCCGCCGTGCCGACACCCAGCACCAGGGTGGCCTCTGGGAGTTTCCCGGGGGCAAGGTGGAAGAGGGCGAGGGCGTGCGCGCGGCGCTGGCCCGGGAGCTGGCGGAAGAGCTGGGTATCCAGGTCACCACCGCACGCCCGTTGATCAAGGTGCAGCATGACTACCCCGACAAGCAGGTGTTGCTGGACGTCTGGGAAGTCACTGCTTTCACCGGCCAGCCCCACGGTGCCGAGGGCCAGCCACTGGCCTGGGTGACTGCCCGGGAGCTGCCCAACTACGAATTTCCGGAAGCCAACCGGCCGATCGTCAAGGCGGCGGGTTTGGCCAGTGAGTACCTGATTACCCCCGACGGTTTGGAAACCCCGCAGCTGCTGCGCGGTATCCAGAAGGCCATTGCCGAGGGCACCCGGTTGGTGCAATTGCGCGCACCCAATGGCTACGATCCCAAGTACCGCGACCTGGCCGTGGACGCCGTGGGGCTGTGTGCTGGCAAGGCGCAACTGATGCTCAAGGGGCCCCTGGAGTGGCTGGGCGACTTCCCCTCGGCCGGCTGGCACCTGACGGCTGAGCAACTGCGCAAGTACGCCAGCAAGGGGCGGCCGTTTCCACGTGAGCGGTTGCTGGCCGCCTCTTGCCATGACGCCGAGGAACTGGCCCTGGCCCAGCAGATGGGCGCTGATTTCGTCACCCTGTCGCCGGTACAGCCGACCCAGACCCACCCCGACGCGCAGCCACTGGGCTGGGACCAAGCCGCCGCACTGATCGCCGGGTTCAACTACCCGGTGTTCCTGCTGGGCGGTGTAGGGCCCGAAGACAAGCAGCGTGCGTGGGACATCGGGGCTCAAGGTGTGGCCGGTATCCGCGCCTTCTGGCCTGCCGCCTGA